A stretch of DNA from Fundulus heteroclitus isolate FHET01 chromosome 22, MU-UCD_Fhet_4.1, whole genome shotgun sequence:
ATTACCATAATTTACCTACATGGGAACAAATGCGTATGTCGAAAATGGgtttacaaatataaaataagagtGTGTAGGGGTCCACATGGCACGCTTTTCTAACTTGTAAGTAAATAAGCATGCCTGCTTATTTATTAGGGGTGCAACAATACATCGATCCACACCGATATATCAATTAAACCATTCAACCAATCAAGGATTGATGCATTTTTAAGATactcctttttttaattcaggcaTGAGACTATaggaaaaaatagatttttttattattattattattattattattattatttaaaaattagaagaatgctgttttttatttaaacaaatgataaCTAAGAgcttacaaataaaatggtGAAATCATATTAGGTTTATTTGAGAGTTGCTATTATTGTAAATCTATTAATGGTAGATGGGCAGCAGATGTAGCATCACATCGATCGGATAACGTAACATTTTGATTATTGACCAATAAATTGTATTATCCCTTCAAAGAAACGGGTAAAACATCGTATCGTGATAAAGTTGGTGATATTTCTGTGTGACCTGCATCAGTGGAGATGAAAGTATGAGCACTTCAGATCTACAGGTTCCCCAACATCTCACAGGAACGTTGCTCTCTAAGCTCAACAGTCTCTGGCCAAATCTGTTACATTTCTGAAACTCAAAACGTTATTGGGTACAAACCAGGGATGCTACCAAAATTGCTAATTAATTCAGGTAACGTCCTACTTCCTGTGACCGGTTTAAACCTTGACCTGAGTTTTTACTGTGAAGTGTGGCTGATGTATCAGCTTATCTGATTACAGTCCAGGGTGGGGTTCTGCAACATATGGCTCTTTAGACCCTCCACTGTGGCTCTtgataattcaattaaaatttgtttatatagtgccgattcatgaaacatgtcaaattcaatcagattaaacAGATAAGTCCAAAAGTTTcatatctaaggaaatccagcaggttgcatcaagtctctccaagcagcattcactcctcctgaaagagcgtagagccacagtggacagtcgtctgcattgttgatggctttgcagcaatccctcatactgagcaagtatgaagcgacagtggagaggaaaactcccctttaacagggaggaaaacctccagcagaaccagaaccaggctcagtgtgaacggtcatctgcctcgaccgactgggggttacagaagacagagcagagacacaataagagagacaaaaaaaaaaagcactttggcCAAAAATGATAATGCCTTAAGCAATGTTTCCAAATGCTAGCCGTTTCAGCCGTTTTTGATTCCCCATCGGTGTCATTCTTGGATGAAGTGTTGCTCATATGGTGTAAAATATGTTGCTGACCCCGGGTGTAGGCCTAAAACCACCATACGAGTGTCGCTGCCTAAACTTGTAGCATTATTTCCGGTCACGTTTCGAGTGCTCGGTCGATAAATATGGAGGAATAACCCTGAAGAAACGCGAGGCGtagcggtgtgtgtgttttatggcGCTAATATGCTTGACTCTGGGAGGAGGCGTGTTTTTTATGGGGCACCTCTGAGCCGGCAGACCTTTAGCGGCCCGATGGAGGAGGCGATGCATCGCTGATGGTGGAGCCTCTGGATGGAGCCTCTGGATGGAGTCCTCGTTTCCCTCCTACCCTCCTTACCCACCCCTCGCCTTCCGCTCTTCCTCCACCCGCTCCTCGTCTTCCTCCCCTGCTCTTCTGCCTCCCTCCGCCGCCGCCCGCCCCGTCCCGCTCATTGTCATTTCTTTGGGTGAATTCCCAGCTGACTGTGTTTGTCATGGCAACCAACCAGTCGCGGTGGCTGGGCCTGCAGCTCAcacttcctgtgtgtgtgtgtgtgtgtgtgtgtgtgtgtgtgtgtgtgtgtgtgtgtgtgtgtgtgtgtgtgagtagaCGCATGCGCCGTGATTCAAAGGGTAGACGGCGACTGGCTGCATGAGCCTGTCAGCCTGGATTAAAGTCAAACACACTGCAGCagctcctttctttcttttccactTTCCTCCTGCTCTTTCTTTTCTgagttttatatataaaaaaaacaaaaaaaaaaaaacaaacacccagCTGAATGGAGGATGAGGTCCGCGGGCTCGTCTAATATCGTGCAGAGGGGAGTTGAGGAAGGCTGGACTTTAAATCTGGCCTCTGATCCTGTGCTACTGCACGGAGCGCTGCTGTTGCGTAACTCGGCGTCTGCGTTGGTAGGGGTGGAACGTTCCCTCTGCAGCTGCTCACATTGTCACTGtattttatctgtgttttttttttttttgcttgttcttTAATCCCCGAATGCAATATACTgattaaaatcaacaagaggtaacatatttctccagttttagcttcccttcattggcttcctgttaaatcaagaatagaatttaaaattctccttctaacgtataaagcccttaataatcaagctccatcatatatcagagctctgattaccccgtatgttcctaacagagcacttcgctctcagaccgcaggtctgctgctggttcctagagtctctaaaagtagaatgggaggcagatcctttagctatcaggctcctctcctgtggagccaactcccagttttagtctgtgaggcagacaccctctCTAcatttaagactaatcttaaaactttcctttttgacaaagtttatagttagagtggctcatgttaccccgagctacctctatagttgtgctgctataggcttaggctactggaggacatcagggtctatttctctcactctactgagttctactgttctccagtttgcattgttgtcagttcagtttttaacttttttttttcttcatagaaggtacacctggtctggcgttctattaactgtgacatcatccagggaggacagatcccccgctattaccatctaatgtagaacagattactgggtcaatgtgtgcttctgtgctttctgtgtctctgctctgtcttcactaacccccagtgggtcgaggcagatgatcgttcacactgagcctggttctggttctgctggaggttctcctccctgttaaaggggagttttcctctccactgtcgcttcatgcatgctcagtatgagggattgctgcaaagccatcaacaatgcagacgactgtccactgtagctctacgctctttcaggaggagtgaatgctgcttggagagacttgatgcaacctgctgggtttccttagagaggaaactttctggcaaatctggatgatttgattgaatttgactttggaaagtgtcttgaTATGACGTGTGTTGTGCTATATAAACACAATTGGATTGAAAATTGAATAGCTCATTATGCTTTATAGCTCATGTAAAGTTGGTCCAAACTTTATTGAGAATTGTAACTAAATAAGttttaaacatccatccatccattttaaaacacgtctatccctatttgggtgctggttcctatctccagctgtcaatgggtgagaggcggggtacatcctggacaggtccgcagtctatcgcagggcagcACATAGACAaataggacaaacaaccattcacacacacacactcacacctaatgagaatttagagaagccaattaaccgaacagtcatgtttttggactgtggaacgaagccggagtacctggagagaacccacgcatgcacagggagaacatgcaaactctttGCAGAAAGATGGACTCGAACTCAgggccttcttgctgcaaggcagcagcgcTGCCCACTGTGCAATCCAAGAGTTAAACAATGAAGGTCAAATCAGGATTATAACTTGGTATTGTACAGCCATAACTTTGATTATTTCACAGCAGTAACACTGAAAGTCAGAGGAAATGTCGGACCTTTACAGATGATTATAATATGGAAAATTAAATCCTATGTGACCTCGTTTAAAAGGAGCATTAACCACATACAATTAGCCAAGGTTTGcatattttacttgttttagtgTAGACACTGAAACACTGTGATATTCACCCGGTTTCACACCgtaaagaaaagagaaacacCTATTAACTCCttgataatttaaaataaaccagaaaaacaaaacactgtagAGGGGTGTAGACTGAGGCAAAATCCTGGGAATATTCAACCATGAGGAAAAGTTTAGCATCACGCCACCATGAACCCATCGAGCCAATCGTTTTGTGTTGGGTGGATGTTTAacatttctttcttgtttttctggaaTAATGTTTCAGTCTCAGCAGGTTAAACTGGGACATTATTACCTGTTCATTTTAAGATCACAACATGTTGTATTTAGGTCTCCATACAGCAGATTTGAACTCACTCACATTGTTTTGTGATCTTTACATTCAAATCCAAGAACAGAGTCGGCTGACCTTATTATTCAGACTGATTAAGAAGGGCGTGGCGCTCGGCTTTTAGCATCTGTTGATGCAGAGGGCGGTTTAAATATTCTCACCAGCGGCGTTaatactagtgttgcaccgataccgataccagtatcggacggggccacgatccagcactaaaatggtggtatcggtatcggcgagtaccaacaaatagggcactgataccattttgatgtttgtatgtcacttgaacgcagccttctctctcctgactagtattatacatgttatataagtccatgaaagttgcactattttggcgtttgagagccaaaactcagggtttaaaagagattattcaattattaatgcaattttactgtcttactgttgcactactattatacatgttataatttcaccaatgttgcactattttggcctttgagagccaaaagtttattaaactattgtcacccattccaggtaggcaataaaaagttctactaccctaagtagtatgcagttcttcatatatacacacacatcaatttcaaacagatggtatcggtatcggccgataatGCACAGcgaggtatcgggtatcggtatcggggtcAAAAAAGGGCATCAGCGCAACACAAATTTTTAGGCATTTCAACTTGTAATGTTTCCAGAGAATACAGCATTTATGCTCTGAGAAACGAATGAAAACGATCACGTAGGGCCGGGTGATCAATATCGCGACATGTTGACCAGCTAAACTcgttttgatttaaatttgattCAGAGCTTGAActtttgtcaaatgtttgttAGGTCATGGCTCCATTTTGAAGCATTATCAGTGGTGTGACTAGAAAAGTACAATTTAGAATAATTAAACTTACCGGCagctttaaataaaaggttgttgtttaattttgacGTTCTTGTAGCCTGATCTGGACCTCAGTGATTTGTGACCCGCTCATCGGATATTAACggctttcctctctctctcccttgcCATCTCTGTCTTCTAGATATATGTTCTGTAAAGGTGCGAAGCGGAAGCtggaagaggatgaagagggCCTGGAAGGCAAAACGCTGGAGGCGTCGGTGGCGGGAGGGGGGGTAGGCTACGCCGCAGAGGGTCTTTCCAAGGTGTCCTACACCCTGCAGAGACAGACCATCTTCAACATCTCCCTGATGAAGCTCTACAGCCAGCGGCCCCTCGGCGAACCCAGCCTGGAGCGCCGCGTCCTCATCAACAACATGCTGCGCCGCATCCAGGACGAGCTCAAGCAGGAGGGCTCCCTGCGGCCGCTGTTCCTCCCGCCTTCGCCGCCGCCCGACGACCCCATGGACGAGGGCTTCCGGGAGGCGCCGCCGTCCTTCGGCATCCTGTCGGCGGCCGCGCAGGCGTCCCAGCCGTCCGCGCTGTTGATGCCGCCCATCCCTCCGCCGCCCTCGCCCCACCCGATGGTGCCTCCCGGCTGCCAGCGGGCGGACGCCGGCTCCGCCCCTCCGGAGGCCTGCCTCACTCCGGCCTCCCTGCTGGAGGAGGACGTCGCCGATTCAGCGTTTTGCGCCACGTCCCCACCCACCCCGCCTCTGTCTCCGCCCCCGCTGCCCCCATCTTCAGCACCAATGAGCCAGGCGTCCTCTGTTGTCGCCGTCTCATCAGACGACAGCTTCTCATCCGCTCCCAGTGACATGGAGCTGGGTCCTCCCACGGCCACGACGCGGACGGCAGCAGCTAATACTCCGACCATAACTACCTCCCCCGGTCCCGCTCCAGCCACGCAGCCCCCTTTCTCGGCTCCCCCCGCCTCAACCAGAGACTGCAGGACGACGAAACCAGAGGCAGCCGCTGTTTTCCTGCTGGAGAGCCGCTGCGCCGAGCTCCGACAGACGGAGGCTCCGCCCACACATTCCCCCGGCAGCCTGGAAGACGcttcccccacccccccgccgCCTCCTTCCTCCCCCTCGGGGTTCCTCTCGGACTTGTCGCTGGACGACGTCCTGTTCGCCGACATCGACACGTCCATGTACGACTTTGACCCCTGCACCACAGCGGGGGGTGTGGGTGCGGTGGCGGCGGcagccggcggcggcggcctcGCCAAGCTTTCGCCGGTGGTGAACGCAGACGACCTCCTCAAAACGCTGGCGTCGCCGTACAGCGGCTCCGCCCCCCAGGTTTCAGCCAATCAGCCTTTTAAAATCgacctgacagaactggaccacATCATGGAGGTGTTGGTGGGGTCGTGATTCGGCGGGCGC
This window harbors:
- the sertad2b gene encoding SERTA domain-containing protein 2b; the protein is MFCKGAKRKLEEDEEGLEGKTLEASVAGGGVGYAAEGLSKVSYTLQRQTIFNISLMKLYSQRPLGEPSLERRVLINNMLRRIQDELKQEGSLRPLFLPPSPPPDDPMDEGFREAPPSFGILSAAAQASQPSALLMPPIPPPPSPHPMVPPGCQRADAGSAPPEACLTPASLLEEDVADSAFCATSPPTPPLSPPPLPPSSAPMSQASSVVAVSSDDSFSSAPSDMELGPPTATTRTAAANTPTITTSPGPAPATQPPFSAPPASTRDCRTTKPEAAAVFLLESRCAELRQTEAPPTHSPGSLEDASPTPPPPPSSPSGFLSDLSLDDVLFADIDTSMYDFDPCTTAGGVGAVAAAAGGGGLAKLSPVVNADDLLKTLASPYSGSAPQVSANQPFKIDLTELDHIMEVLVGS